The uncultured Trichococcus sp. DNA segment TTGTGCTATGCACTGAGCGGTTTGGTGCCACACTTCTTCAAAGGTGCCTACGGCGGTTCGGTAATGATAGCCGGTTTGGATGTGCGCACGACGGATGTGAGTGAAGTCACTGCAGCAGCCGGGTTGGTGTTCGAAAATCCATTTTCCCAGATTACCGGCTCACGCTTTACGGTATATGAAGAAATCGCCTTTGGTCTGGAGAACATGGGACTGCCACGTGACGAAATCATCAAGCGGATCGAAGAAAGTTTGGACTTGCTGGACATCCGTAAAGTGAGGGACAAGAACCCGTTCGATCTTTCCGGCGGGCAAATGCAGCGGGTTGCGATCGCCGGCGTGGTCGCGATGAAGCCGAAAGTGCTGATTTTGGATGAACCCACTTCCCAACTGGATCCGCAAGGGTCGGAAGAGGTCTTCAAGGTGGTGGAGAACCTCACGAAAGAAGGCATCACGATCATCATGGCCGAGCAGAAGATGGAAAAAATTGCGCAGTATGCCGACCGGGTCCTGCTTTTGGATGACGCAAAATTGATTGCGTATGATACGCCCGAAGCCGTTTTTTCGCGCGAAGACTTGGCGTCGTTGGGAGTGCAGCCGCCAGCCGTGACCGCGATCGCCCGCCATCTGAACAAGCGGAAGGCCAATGGGCATTACCCTGTGGAATTGGATGAGCTGAAAGGCTTGCTTGCGGAAGAAGGTGTCCCTCATGAATAAACTGGAAATAGAGAAATTGCATTTTGCCTACGATAAAGCAACGCCCGTCATAAGGGGCATCGACTTGGTGTTCGACGACCGGAAAACGGCCATCATCGGACAGAACGGCTCGGGGAAAACGACCTTCGTGAAACTGCTGAAGGGACTCTTGCGCCCCGATTCCGGCAGGATTCTGCTGGACGGGACCGACTTAAAAACTTTTACGGTTGCCCAGATCGCCAAGGAAATCGGGCTGGTTTTTCAGAATCCTGATGATCAGATTTTTAAGAATACCGTTTTGGATGAGGTCATGGTTGGTCCGTTGAACACCGGACAGTCACTGGATGAGGCAAAGGCCAGTTCCCGCGCGGCTTTGGCGCAAGTGCAACTGGTTGATGTCGAGAAGGTGAATCCGTACGATCTCAACTTGGCACAACGAAAGATGGTGGCCTTGGCTTCGATTTTGGCGATGGATACGCCCATCGTCATTTTCGATGAACCTACGATGGGGCAGGACGTGGCCGGAAAAGCAATCATCAAAAAAGTGATTGAAGATCTGCAAGCAGAAGGGAAAGCCGTACTGTGCATTCTGCATGACATGGACTTTGCGGCTGCCGTCTTTGAACGTGTTGTCGTCTTCAGCCAAGGACAACTGCTGCTTGAAGGCGAGGCGAGGGAAGTCTTCAGCCAAAAAAACCTCCTGCAGCAAGCGTATCTGGATCAGCCCCAAGCCATGAAAATCGCAGAGGCTTTGGGTATCCCGGGCGATCTGCTGACTGTGGAAGAAGTGGAACTTGCTTTGGAGAAACGATGATGTCAAAAAGGATTCAAAATAGTTGAACCGCACATTGCGGGTTGGGATTGAAAGATTGGAAATTTAGAATTTACTGACATCGCGATGGGTGTCATAAAAAACATCTGCATCAATAAGACTCTTTGGGGGTTCTTGCTGCAGGTGTTTTTTTGATGGGAAAGATTATGTCGGTCATAAAAGGCAGTTGATAAGTTGATGGTATACAAGTGAACTATTTGGCGGTAAAATGGTTTCAGTTTGAATACATGGAGGCGCGCAATTTATGAAAGAAAAGAAAAACCTGCTGATCAGCCTGTCGAAGCTGTCGAAAATGTACCGGGCAGAAGTAAAGGCAGAGATGTCCGATTCGGATTTTTCTCCGAATGAGTTGGATCTGATCACCTTTTTGTCAAATAACGAAATGGACACATCCAAAGAAATAGCAGATTCCCTGGGATTATCAAAGTCTTTGATTGCCAGATCGGTCGATTCGCTTGTTGCGAAAGGTTACCTGGAGACAAGGGTAGACCAGGTAGATCGTCGATACATTCATCTTGTCTTGACTGATCAGGCCAAGCCGATAGCGGACCGATTGCGGAATCGCCGAAAACAGTTTATCACAGCGATGACAGAAGGAATCAATCAAGAACAGTTCACAGATTTTGAATGGGCGCTCGAAAAAATGATAGCGAATGTTGAACGAAAGAAGGAGGACTGATCATGCAAGAATTGAAAGGATCCCGGATGGGAACGGAGAAAATCCCTAAACTGATGAGGGAACTGGCCGTACCGAGCATTGTTGCCCAAGTCATCAATATCCTGTATAACATTGTGGATAGGATGTATATCGGCCATATCCCGGAGGTTGGGGCTATTGCGTTAACCGGCCTAGGCATCAGCGCCCCGCTTGTACTGATCATCGCTGCTTTCAGCAGCTTTGCCGGGGGTGGCGGTGCGCCATTGGCGGCCATTGCGTTAGGGAAAAACAACAAAGATGAAGCTGAAAAGATTCTCGGCAATGCTTTTTCGATGCTGTCGCTGATGGCAGTCGTTTTGACCATTGCCTTTACCTTGATCAAGGAGCCATTATTATATTTATTCGGTGCCAGCGACGTTACCTTCAACTATGCGAATGACTATACATCCATCTATATAATGGGCACGATTTTTGTGCAATATGCACTGGGTTTGAATCTTTTTATAACCAGTCAAGGGAAAACAAAAATCGCCATGTTTTCAGTACTGATTGGTGCTTTGGCCAATATCATCCTGGATCCGATTTTTATTTTCGTTTTTGGTATGGGTGTTAAAGGCGCCGCGATTGCTACGGTTATTTCCCAAACTCTGAGCGCACTTTACGTCCTCAGATTCCTGACTTCCGAGCATTCGCTTATCCGGATCCGCAAGAAGAACATGGGTCTGGAAATAGGACTGATAAAGAGAATCGTTTCCTTGGGGATTTCGCCATTCATTATGCAGGCGACGGAAAGTGCGATTGTGATTGTCTTCAACACGGGGCTGCTGAAGTATGGCGGAGATCTTTACGTCGGTTCCATGACGATCATGCAAAGCATCATGCAATTGCTGACAGTGCCTGTACAAGGATTTACGCAAGGTGTTCAACCCATCATCAGCTATAATTACGGAGCGGGAAATTTCAAGCGTGTGCGAGAAACGGTGCGCCATTCCATGAAGGTCACAGTCGGACTTACTGCCTCCTACTTTTTATTGGTGCTGTTCATGCCCAGTCTGTTCGCGCGCATCTTTACGACAAATCCGGATTTGTTGGCTTTGGTCACCCGTGTCCTGCCGATCTACATGGGCGGAATGTGGCTGTTCGGAGTGCAGATGAGCGCGCAAATGTTTTTTGTCGGTGTAGGGGAGGCGAAAAAATCACTTTTCATTGCCCTGTTGCGCAAAGTGATCATCCTGATTCCGTTGGCGCTTATTTTACCCAACTATTTTGATGTGATGGGAATTTATTACTCGGAACCGATAGCGGATATCCTATCTGCGGCGACATCCGGCGTACTTTTATATATGACTTTGAGGAATTTGCCGGAGTGAAGATTCCGGCTTCAATGTATCTTTTCCTGAATAGGATGAAGAAAAACCGGACTGACTCGAAATGGGACAGTCCGGTTTATTTGCAGAGTTAGCTGGTATCCCAAAAAATTCAGAAAAAGAATTGACAATGACAACAGAAGCGTGATATTATAAATGAGTTGTCTGAAGTGCCAATCAATTAAATGCAAGAAAGATGTTGACAGGCTGTCTTTGGAATGATATTATATAAAAGTTGCTGCTCGGAATATTTCGACCCAAGAATAATAAGAATAAATAATTCAAAAAAGTTCTTGACGGAATCGAGAAGTTGCGATATTATGAATAAGCTGTCACGTAACAAGTGATGTGCGATTGACCTTTGAAAACTGAACAAAGAATGAACGAACCAAATGTGCAGGGAGCTTCGATTTCGGTCGAGGCAAACGAAGGCGATACGTAGTATCGCAAACATAAAGTCAGCAAGAAATTAGAGCTATCAGCTTAACATGTAGGATTTCTGTACAAGAGTCCACATTTACATGAGAGTTTGATCCTGGCTCAGGACGAACGCTGGCGGCGTGCCTAATACATGCAAGTCGAACGGTCTTTTCTATGGAAGCTTGCTTCCACTGGAAAGATAGTGGCGAACGGGTGAGTAACACGTGGGTAACCTGCCCATAAGAGGGGGATAACATCCGGAAACGGGTGCTAATACCGCATAGTTTTCTTGATCGCATGATTGAGAAAGGAAAGACGGCCTTTGTGCTGTCGCTTATGGATGGACCCGCGGCGTATTAGTTAGTTGGTGAGGTAATGGCTCACCAAGACGATGATACGTAGCCGACCTGAGAGGGTGATCGGCCACATTGGGACTGAGACACGGCCCAAACTCCTACGGGAGGCAGCAGTAGGGAATCTTCCGCAATGGACGAAAGTCTGACGGAGCAACGCCGCGTGAGTGAAGAAGGTTTTCGGATCGTAAAACTCTGTTGTCAGAGAAGAACAAGTCGGAGAGTAACTGCTCCGGCCTTGACGGTATCTGACCAGAAAGCCACGGCTAACTACGTGCCAGCAGCCGCGGTAATACGTAGGTGGCAAGCGTTGTCCGGATTTATTGGGCGTAAAGCGAGCGCAGGCGGTTCCTTAAGTCTGATGTGAAAGCCCACGGCTCAACCGTGGAAGGTCATTGGAAACTGGGGAACTTGAGTGCAGAAGAGGAGAGTGGAATTCCATGTGTAGCGGTGAAATGCGTAGATATATGGAGGAACACCAGTGGCGAAGGCGACTCTCTGGTCTGTAACTGACGCTGAGGCTCGAAAGCGTGGGGAGCAAACAGGATTAGATACCCTGGTAGTCCACGCCGTAAACGATGAGTGCTAAGTGTTGGAGGGTTTCCACCCTTCAGTGCTGCAGCTAACGCATTAAGCACTCCGCCTGGGGAGTACGGCCGCAAGGCTGAAACTCAAAGGAATTGACGGGGACCCGCACAAGCGGTGGAGCATGTGGTTTAATTCGAAGCAACGCGAAGAACCTTACCAGGTCTTGACATCCTTTGACAATCCTAGAGATAGGACTTTCCCTTCGGGGACAAAGTGACAGGTGGTGCATGGTTGTCGTCAGCTCGTGTCGTGAGATGTTGGGTTAAGTCCCGCAACGAGCGCAACCCCTATTGTTAGTTGCCAGCATTCAGTTGGGCACTCTAATGAGACTGCCGGTGACAAACCGGAGGAAGGTGGGGATGACGTCAAATCATCATGCCCCTTATGACCTGGGCTACACACGTGCTACAATGGATGGTACAACGAGCAGCAAGACCGCGAGGTCAAGCGAATCTCTTAAAGCCATTCTCAGTTCGGATTGCAGGCTGCAACTCGCCTGCATGAAGCCGGAATCGCTAGTAATCGCGGATCAGCACGCCGCGGTGAATACGTTCCCGGGTCTTGTACACACCGCCCGTCACACCACGAGAGTTTGTAACACCCGAAGTCGGTGAGGTAACCTTTTTGGAGCCAGCCGCCTAAGGTGGGACAGATGATTGGGGTGAAGTCGTAACAAGGTAGCCGTATCGGAAGGTGCGGCTGGATCACCTCCTTTCTAAGGAATATAATGGAATCCTTGCTTGGTTCAATCATTCTTTGTTCAGTTTTGAGAGATCAATCTCTCAAGCAAGAAAAATTTGTTCTTTGAAAACTGAATACTACAAAAATAAAGTAAGAAACCTAAACATTTTACCGCGTTTTAAGTTGACTTAAATGAGTTTTTAACGAAATAAGTTAGCAAGCCAGCAATGGCGAGCTTAACCATAGGTTAAGTGAATAAGGGCGCACGGTGGATGCCTAGGCACTAGGAGCCGATGAAGGACGGGACTAACACCGATATGCTCCGGGGAGCTGTAAGTAAGCTTTGATCCGGAGATTTCCGAATGGGGCAACCCAATATCTTTGATAGGATATTACGTTACACTGAATACATAGGTGTATCGAGGAACACGCAGGGAACTGAAACATCTCATTACCTGCAGGAAGAGAAAGAAAATTCGATTCCCTTAGTAGCGGCGAGCGAAACGGGAAAAGCCCAAACCAAAGAGCTTGCTCTTTGGGGTTGTAGGACTGGGACATGAGACTGCAATGGATAGCAGAAGCCAACTGGAAAGTTGCGCAAGATAGGGTAATAGCCCCGTATGCGAAATCCAAAACAGCTCTACCAGTATCCTGAGTACGGCGGAACACGAGAAATTCCGTCGGAATCCGGGAGGACCATCTCCCAAGGCTAAATACTCCCTAGTGACCGATAGTGAACCAGTACCGTGAGGGAAAGGTGAAAAGCACCCCGGAAGGGGAGTGAAACAGTACCTGAAACCGTGTGCCTACAAGTAGTCAAAGCCCGTTAATGGGTGATGGCGTACCTTTTGTAGAATGGACCGGCGAGTTACGATTTCATGCGAGGTTAAGTTGCAAAGACGGAGCCGCAGCGAAAGCGAGTCTGAATAGGGCGAATAAGTATGAGGTCGTAGACCCGAAACCAAGTGACCTACCCATGTCCAGGTTGAAGGTGCGGTAATACGCACTGGAGGACCGAACCCACGCACGTTGAAAAGTGCGGGGATGAGGTGTGGGTAGCGGAGAAATTCCAATCGAACTTGGAGATAGCTGGTTCTCTCCGAAATAGCTTTAGGGCTAGCCTCGGATATGCGAATCATGGAGGTAGAGCACTGTTTGGACTAGGGGCCCTTCTCGGGTTACCGAATTCAGATAAACTCCGAATGCCATTGATTTAGATCCGGGAGTCAGACTGCGAGTGATAAGATCCGTAGTCAAAAGGGAAACAGCCCAGACCACCAGCTAAGGTCCCAAAGTATCTGTTAAGTGGAAAAGGATGTGGGGTTGCACAGACAACTAGGATGTTGGCTCAGAAGCAGCCACCATTTAAAGAGTGCGTAATAGCTCACTAGTCGAGTGACCCTGCGCCGAAAATTTACCGGGGCTAAACAGATCACCGAAGCTGTGGATGGAACCTTCGGGTTCCGTGGTAGGAGAGCGTTCTAAGGGCATCGAAGCCAGATCGTGAGGACTGGTGGAGCGCTTAGAAGTGAGAATGCCGGTATGAGTAGCGCAAGACGGGTGAGAATCCCGTCCACCGAATAACTAAGGTTTCCTGGGGAAGGCTCGTCCTCCCAGGGTTAGTCGGGACCTAAGCTGAGGCCGATAGGCGTAGGCGATGGACAACAGGTTGATATTCCTGTACCAGTTGCTTTTGTTTGAGCGATGGAGGGACGCAGGAGGCTAAGGAATGCACACGATCGGAAATGTGTGTCCAAGCAGCAAGTCTGAGAACGAGTGAAATGCTTTTTCTCTCAAGGACAAGCTGTGATGGGGAGCGAAATTTAGTAGCGAAGTTCCTGATGTCACACTGCCAAGAAAAGCTTCTAGTGAGAAAGTAACTGCCCGTACCGCAAACCGACACAGGTAGTTGAGGAGAGAATCCTAAGGTGTGCGAGAGAACTCTCGTTAAGGAACTCGGCAAAATGACCCCGTAACTTCGGGAGAAGGGGTGCTGACCGCAAGGTCAGCCGCAGTGAATAGGCCCAAGCGACTGTTTATCAAAAACACAGGTCTCTGCAAAATCGAAAGATGACGTATAGGGGCTGACGCCTGCCCGGTGCTGGAAGGTTAAGAGGAGAGGTTAGCGCAAGCGAAGCTTTGAATTGAAGCCCCAGTAAACGGCGGCCGTAACTATAACGGTCCTAAGGTAGCGAAATTCCTTGTCGGGTAAGTTCCGACCCGCACGAAAGGCGTAACGATTTGGGCACTGTCTCAACGAGAGACTCGGTGAAATTATAGTACCAGTGAAGATGCTGGTTACCCGCGACAGGACGGAAAGACCCCATGGAGCTTTACTGCAGTTTGATATTGCGTGTTTGTATCACATGTACAGGATAGGTAGGAGCCAATGATACCGGGACGCCAGTCTCGGAGGAGGCAACGGTGGGATACTACCCTTGTGATATGACCACTCTAACCCGCTGCTCTTAGCGAGCAGGGAGACAGTGTCAGACGGGCAGTTTGACTGGGGCGGTCGCCTCCAAAAATGTAACGGAGGCGCCCAAAGGTTCCCTCAGAATGGTTGGAAATCATTCGTAGAGTGTAAAGGCAGAAGGGAGCTTGACTGCGAGACCTACAAGTCGAGCAGGGACGAAAGTCGGGCTTAGTGATCCGGTGGTTCCGCATGGAAGGGCCATCGCTCAACGGATAAAAGCTACCCTGGGGATAACAGGCTTATCTCCCCCAAGAGTTCACATCGACGGGGAGGTTTGGCACCTCGATGTCGGCTCATCGCATCCTGGGGCTGTAGTCGGTCCCAAGGGTTGGGCTGTTCGCCCATTAAAGCGGTACGCGAGCTGGGTTCAGAACGTCGTGAGACAGTTCGGTCCCTATCCGTCGCGGGCGTTGGAAATTTGAGAGGAGCTGTCCTTAGTACGAGAGGACCGGGATGGACACACCGCTGGTGTACCAGTTGTTCTGCCAAGAGCATCGCTGGGTAGCTATGTGTGGACGGGATAAACGCTGAAAGCATCTAAGCGTGAAGCCCCCCTCAAGATGAGATTTCCCATCACTTTAAGTGAGTAAGACCCCTGAGAGATGATCAGGTAGATAGGTTGGGAGTGGAAGTACAGCGATGTATGGAGCGGACCAATACTAATCGG contains these protein-coding regions:
- a CDS encoding ATP-binding cassette domain-containing protein gives rise to the protein MSIIEVKALKYRYPDTTKLALDGISFSVEEGEFIGLIGRNTAGKSTLCYALSGLVPHFFKGAYGGSVMIAGLDVRTTDVSEVTAAAGLVFENPFSQITGSRFTVYEEIAFGLENMGLPRDEIIKRIEESLDLLDIRKVRDKNPFDLSGGQMQRVAIAGVVAMKPKVLILDEPTSQLDPQGSEEVFKVVENLTKEGITIIMAEQKMEKIAQYADRVLLLDDAKLIAYDTPEAVFSREDLASLGVQPPAVTAIARHLNKRKANGHYPVELDELKGLLAEEGVPHE
- a CDS encoding ABC transporter ATP-binding protein, with amino-acid sequence MNKLEIEKLHFAYDKATPVIRGIDLVFDDRKTAIIGQNGSGKTTFVKLLKGLLRPDSGRILLDGTDLKTFTVAQIAKEIGLVFQNPDDQIFKNTVLDEVMVGPLNTGQSLDEAKASSRAALAQVQLVDVEKVNPYDLNLAQRKMVALASILAMDTPIVIFDEPTMGQDVAGKAIIKKVIEDLQAEGKAVLCILHDMDFAAAVFERVVVFSQGQLLLEGEAREVFSQKNLLQQAYLDQPQAMKIAEALGIPGDLLTVEEVELALEKR
- a CDS encoding MarR family winged helix-turn-helix transcriptional regulator; protein product: MKEKKNLLISLSKLSKMYRAEVKAEMSDSDFSPNELDLITFLSNNEMDTSKEIADSLGLSKSLIARSVDSLVAKGYLETRVDQVDRRYIHLVLTDQAKPIADRLRNRRKQFITAMTEGINQEQFTDFEWALEKMIANVERKKED
- a CDS encoding MATE family efflux transporter; this encodes MQELKGSRMGTEKIPKLMRELAVPSIVAQVINILYNIVDRMYIGHIPEVGAIALTGLGISAPLVLIIAAFSSFAGGGGAPLAAIALGKNNKDEAEKILGNAFSMLSLMAVVLTIAFTLIKEPLLYLFGASDVTFNYANDYTSIYIMGTIFVQYALGLNLFITSQGKTKIAMFSVLIGALANIILDPIFIFVFGMGVKGAAIATVISQTLSALYVLRFLTSEHSLIRIRKKNMGLEIGLIKRIVSLGISPFIMQATESAIVIVFNTGLLKYGGDLYVGSMTIMQSIMQLLTVPVQGFTQGVQPIISYNYGAGNFKRVRETVRHSMKVTVGLTASYFLLVLFMPSLFARIFTTNPDLLALVTRVLPIYMGGMWLFGVQMSAQMFFVGVGEAKKSLFIALLRKVIILIPLALILPNYFDVMGIYYSEPIADILSAATSGVLLYMTLRNLPE